The region TGGTGTGGATGCCGTGTGGTTTGCGCCATGTGCTTGGGCGCGGGATATATGCAGTTCCCATTGAGCTTTGGGACCGGCTGAACCACTTCGCTCTGCCTTCCCGTCGGGTTGCGCTTCTTGGAGACAAGGTACATCGGCTTGGCGATCGGCTGCGGACTGTGCGGGATTACAAGGATATTTACCGTTTCCTGGTGACCTTGTGGCTGGGTTCCGGATGATACTCAGTGAGGTGGGGCATCCGAAGTGCTCGCTCGACGATCCGACCCCTGCGCTTCTCGATCCCGACCCCGCCACCTGGATGATGTTCCAGGACATGCGCAGCTACCTACCCGAAGACATTTTACGCAAGGTGGACCGGGCAGCGATGGGCATCAGCCTCGAGACGCGCACGCCCTTCCTCGACCCCGGCGTGCTCAAGGCTTCGATGCAGGTACCGACGGCCATGAAAATCCGAAACGGCCAAGGCAAGTGGATCCTACGCCAGATGCTGTATCGGTACATACCCCGCGAACTAATCGAGCGGCCAAAGGCCGGTTTCGCTATTCCAATCGATGAATGGCTGCGCAGACCGCTACGTCCTTGGGCCGAGGATTTGTTATCAGAAAATGCGCTGGGGCGTGCTGGCTTGATTAAGCCTGCTCCTGTTCAGGGAGCTTGGCAGGAACACTGTTCACGACGACGCGATTGGACGTACCAGCTGTGGGTTATACTAATGTTACAAGCTTGGAAAGAGAACTTAAATGGATAATGTAGACACAAAGACTGTTCAGTCCTTTGGAGATGAATGGTTGCATTTCGATCAATCTATCCTTGACAAAACGGAATATGGACGACTCTTTGAGAGCTATTTCCGAATCTTCCCATGGGATAGTCTGCCTCAAAATTCATGGGGTTTTGATATGGGATGTGGATCTGGCCGCTGGGCAAGGGGTGTAGCCGCCAAAGTTGGGCACCTCACTTGCATAGATCCTTCCTCAAAGGCGCTGGCTGCAGCAAAACGTAATCTGGCCGTCTTTCACAATATTAGCTTTATA is a window of Thermosynechococcus vestitus BP-1 DNA encoding:
- a CDS encoding asparagine synthase C-terminal domain-containing protein, producing MILSEVGHPKCSLDDPTPALLDPDPATWMMFQDMRSYLPEDILRKVDRAAMGISLETRTPFLDPGVLKASMQVPTAMKIRNGQGKWILRQMLYRYIPRELIERPKAGFAIPIDEWLRRPLRPWAEDLLSENALGRAGLIKPAPVQGAWQEHCSRRRDWTYQLWVILMLQAWKENLNG
- a CDS encoding class I SAM-dependent methyltransferase, with product MDNVDTKTVQSFGDEWLHFDQSILDKTEYGRLFESYFRIFPWDSLPQNSWGFDMGCGSGRWARGVAAKVGHLTCIDPSSKALAAAKRNLAVFHNISFINASTSDMPLEPNSQDFGYSLGVLHHLPDTTRAQKC